From Halorussus lipolyticus:
CTACGTCTCGAACATGGCCAGCGGCGAGTTCGAGGGCCAAACCGGCGTCTGCAACGCCTTAGCCCACGACCTCGGCGCGATGCCGGCCTACGCACAGCGCGTGGACCAGACCAGCGCCTCCGGCGGGGCGGGAATCTACGCTGGCTGGCAGTCGGTCGCCTCCGGGGCCTCGGAGATGACCCTGCTGGTCGGCGGCGAGAAGATGACCCACCGGACCACCGCCGAGGCCACCGACGTAATCGCTTCCCTCACGCATCCCGTCGAGTACAAGCACGGCGTCACGCTCCCGAGTTTCGCCGGTCTGACCGCCCGCAGGTACCTCCACGAGTACGACGCGCCCCGCGAGAGTCTGGCGAAAGTCGCGGTGAAAAATCACAAAAACGGACTGGACAACCCCCACGCCCAGTTCCGGAAGGCGGTCGATTTGGAGACCGTGATGGAGTCGCCAATCGTGGCCGACCCCCTGCGCCTCTACGACTTCTGCCCGATTACGGACGGAAGTGCGGGACTCCTCTTCTGCCCGGAGTCCGTCGCCGAAGAACACGTCCCCGAGGACGAGTACACCGTGATTTCGGGCATCGGCGGTGCGACCGACACCCACGTCGTCCACGAGCGAGACGACCCGACCGTGATGGGCGCGGCGGTCGAGAGTTCCGACACCGCCTACGAGATGGCCGACCGCAGTCCCGACGACGTGGACGTGGCGGAACTCCACGACATGTTCACCATCCTCGAATTCCTCCAGAGCGAGGCCGTCGGCTTCTTCGAGCAGGGCGAAGGCTGGAAAGCGGTCGAGGAGGGCGTCACCGACCGGGACGGCGACCTGCCCATCAACACCTCCGGCGGTCTCAAGTCGAAGGGCCACCCCCTCGGCGCGAGCGGCGTCGCACAGGCTTACGAACTCCACCAGCAGTTGCTCGGCGACGCTGGCGACCGGCAGGTCGAGGCCGAGGTCGGACTGGCCTGCAACGTCGGCGGGTTCGGCAACTGCGTGACCACCACCATCATGGAGGAACCCTAAATGACCTTGAACGCCTACCGATGCCCGAACGGGCACGTGACCTACCCCGAACACGAACTGTGTCCCGAGTGCGCCGAGGACCAGACCGAAATCATCGACCTGAGCGACGAAACCGGCGAGGTCGTGACGTGGACGACGAACACCGCGACTCCTCCGGGCGTCCGGCAACCGAACTCGCTGGCCATCGTGGAGTTCGAGGTCGAAGGGTCCTCGGTCCGAGCGATTGGGCAACTCGCCGACGACGCCGAGGTCGAAATCGGCGACGAGGTGCGACCGGTCTACGCCGAACAGTTGCGCGACCCCGAGGCCGGAATTCGAGAGGAGGAGAGTCAGGAGTGGGATGGGTATCGCTTCGAGGTAGTCTGACGACCGACAGGTGAGTCAGCTACCTCGGAGCGATAGGGTTCGAGGTAGCCGACGACCGCTAGGCGAGTTAGCTACTTCCGACCGATACGGGTTCCAAGTAGCCAACGACCGCTAGGCGAGTCGCTTGTCGCGGGTCGGAATCGCTTCGCAATCCTCCTCAGGCTCTGTCTGAAGGCCCAGTA
This genomic window contains:
- a CDS encoding thiolase C-terminal domain-containing protein; its protein translation is MDRVAIIGASMTEFGEREEWLRELLAQAGRECLADAGVAPDDVDHLYVSNMASGEFEGQTGVCNALAHDLGAMPAYAQRVDQTSASGGAGIYAGWQSVASGASEMTLLVGGEKMTHRTTAEATDVIASLTHPVEYKHGVTLPSFAGLTARRYLHEYDAPRESLAKVAVKNHKNGLDNPHAQFRKAVDLETVMESPIVADPLRLYDFCPITDGSAGLLFCPESVAEEHVPEDEYTVISGIGGATDTHVVHERDDPTVMGAAVESSDTAYEMADRSPDDVDVAELHDMFTILEFLQSEAVGFFEQGEGWKAVEEGVTDRDGDLPINTSGGLKSKGHPLGASGVAQAYELHQQLLGDAGDRQVEAEVGLACNVGGFGNCVTTTIMEEP
- a CDS encoding Zn-ribbon domain-containing OB-fold protein; translation: MTLNAYRCPNGHVTYPEHELCPECAEDQTEIIDLSDETGEVVTWTTNTATPPGVRQPNSLAIVEFEVEGSSVRAIGQLADDAEVEIGDEVRPVYAEQLRDPEAGIREEESQEWDGYRFEVV